Proteins co-encoded in one Bacillus paramycoides genomic window:
- a CDS encoding iron-hydroxamate ABC transporter substrate-binding protein encodes MNKKLFTLGMVTVLSVGLAACNSTDKTSGEQKQQTKATETKKDEKRKITYLGKEYTVPAKVDKIATASLESMEDAAVLGLKPVGAITVGGKLPKYLEKDLEGAKSVGEKMQPNFETLLQLKPDVITSSTKFPAETAEKFTKVAPTFPVSHVSTNWEDNLKLMGELTGKKDKAEKIIKDYNADAEKAKAKLGDKLKDKKVLVIRLRANELFLYPEGVYFNPVIYKDLGLTAPEQLKTVKAQEKISFEKLAELNPDYIFLQYETTENKNPKVLEEIESNPIWQSMNAAKEKKVFVNVVDPMAQGGTAWSKTAFLKEAVKNLSK; translated from the coding sequence ATGAATAAGAAGTTATTTACATTAGGGATGGTTACAGTTTTAAGTGTAGGGCTAGCAGCATGTAATAGTACGGATAAGACTTCAGGAGAGCAAAAGCAACAGACAAAAGCTACGGAAACGAAAAAAGACGAAAAAAGAAAAATTACATATTTAGGTAAAGAATATACAGTGCCAGCAAAAGTAGATAAAATTGCGACAGCTAGTTTAGAGTCAATGGAAGATGCAGCAGTACTTGGTCTTAAGCCAGTCGGTGCTATTACTGTAGGTGGTAAATTACCGAAGTATCTTGAGAAAGATTTAGAGGGTGCGAAATCTGTTGGTGAGAAAATGCAACCAAATTTTGAAACATTACTTCAATTAAAACCAGATGTTATTACATCAAGTACGAAATTCCCAGCAGAAACAGCTGAAAAGTTTACGAAAGTAGCTCCTACATTCCCGGTATCACACGTTTCAACAAATTGGGAAGATAACTTAAAGTTAATGGGAGAATTAACTGGTAAAAAAGATAAAGCAGAAAAAATTATTAAAGATTACAATGCAGATGCCGAAAAAGCAAAAGCAAAACTAGGAGATAAGTTAAAAGACAAAAAAGTTCTTGTTATTAGACTAAGAGCAAACGAATTATTTCTATATCCAGAAGGAGTATACTTCAATCCTGTAATTTATAAAGATCTTGGATTAACTGCTCCAGAACAACTTAAAACTGTAAAAGCACAAGAGAAAATTTCATTTGAAAAACTTGCTGAACTTAACCCGGATTATATTTTCTTACAATATGAGACAACTGAAAATAAAAACCCGAAAGTGCTAGAAGAAATTGAAAGCAATCCAATTTGGCAAAGTATGAATGCTGCGAAAGAAAAGAAAGTATTTGTAAACGTTGTAGACCCAATGGCACAAGGTGGTACAGCTTGGAGTAAAACAGCATTCTTAAAAGAAGCAGTGAAAAATTTATCTAAATAA